One Procambarus clarkii isolate CNS0578487 chromosome 15, FALCON_Pclarkii_2.0, whole genome shotgun sequence DNA segment encodes these proteins:
- the LOC138364972 gene encoding neuroblast differentiation-associated protein AHNAK-like has product MMLSSCSSQVAAPRLQLSGCSSQVAALRLQLSGCSSQVAALGLQLSGCSSQVAALGLQLSGCSSQVAAPRLQLSGCSSQGCSSRVAALRLQLPGCSSQVAAPRLQLSGCSSQVAALRLQLPGCSSQVTALRLQLPGYSSQVAAPRLQLPGCSSQVTAPRLQLPGCSSQVAAPRLQLPGCSSQVTAPRLQLPGYSSQVAAPRLQLPGCSSQVAAPRLQLPGYSSQVAAPRLQLPGCSSQVTAPRLQLPGYSSQVAAPRLQLPGCSSQVAAPRLQLPGYSSQVAAPRLQLPGCSSQVTAPRLQLPGCSSQVAAPRLQLPGYSSQVAAPRLQLPGCSSQVAAPRLQLPGCSSQVTAPRLQLPGYSSQVAAPRLQLPGCSSQVAAPSSQVVAPRLQLPGCSSRVAALRLQLSGCSSQVAALRLQLSGCSSQVVALRLQLSGCSSRVAALRLQLPGCSSQVAAPRVAALGLQLSGCSSQVAALRLQLPGCSSQVAAPRLQLSGCSSQVAALRLQLSGCSSQGCSSQVAGPRLQVPGCRSQVAAPRLQLSGCSSQVTAPRLQLPGCSSQVAAPEVAALRLQLPGLQLSGCSSRVAALGLQLSGCSSQVAALRLQLSGCSSRVAALRLQLPGCSSQVAAPTLQLSGCSSQGCSSQGCSSQVAALRLQLSGCSSRVAALRLQLSGCSSRVAALGLQLSGCSSQVAALRLQLPGLQLSGCSSQVAAPRLQLSGCSSQVAALRLQLPGCSSQVAALRLQLPGYSSQVAAPRVAAPRLQVPGCRSQVAAPRLQLPGCSSQVAALRLRLPGCSSQVAAPRLQLPGCSSQVAAPRVAALRLQLSGCSSRVAALGLQLSGCSSQVAALRLQLSGCSSRVAALRLQLPGCSSHIAALRLQLSGCSSQVVALRLQLSGCSSQVVALRLQLSGCSSQVAALRLQLPGYSSQVAAPRLQLSGCSSQGCSSQVAALRLQLPGCSSRVAALGLQLSGCSSRVAALRLQLSGCSSRVAALGLQLSGCSSQVAAPRLQLSGCSSQVAALRLQLSGCSSQVAALRLQLSGCSSRVAALGLQLSGCSSQVAALGLQLPGCSSQVAALRLPLPGCSSQVAAARLQVPGCSSQIAAPRLQLPGYSSQVAAPRLQLSGCSSQVAALRLQLSGCSSQVAAPRVAAPRLQLPGLQLPGCSSQDCSSQVAAPRIAGPRLQLAGEGKSVTSG; this is encoded by the exons ATGATG CTCTCAAGTTGTAGCTCCCAGGTTGCAGCTCCCAGGTTGCAGCTCTCGGGTTGCAGCTCTCAGGTTGCAGCTCTCAGGTTGCAGCTCTCAGGTTGCAGCTCTCAGGTTGCAGCTCTCGGGTTGCAGCTCTCAGGTTGCAGCTCTCAGGTTGCAGCTCTCGGGTTGCAGCTCTCGGGTTGCAGCTCTCAGGTTGCAGCTCCCAGGTTGCAGCTCTCAGGTTGCAGCTCCCAGGGTTGCAGCTCTCGGGTTGCAGCTCTCAGGTTGCAGCTCCCAGGTTGCAGCTCTCAGGTTGCAGCTCCCAGGTTGCAGCTCTCAGGTTGCAGCTCCCAGGTTGCAGCTCTCAGGTTGCAGCTCCCAGGTTGCAGCTCTCAGGTTACAGCTCTCAGGTTGCAGCTCCCAGGTTACAGCTCCCAGGTTGCAGCTCCCAGGTTACAGCTCCCAGGTTGCAGCTCCCAGGTTACAGCTCCCAGGTTGCAGCTCCCAGGTTGCAGCTCCCAGGTTGCAGCTCCCAGGTTACAGCTCCCAGGTTGCAGCTCCCAGGTTACAGCTCCCAGGTTGCAGCTCCCAGGTTACAGCTCCCAGGTTGCAGCTCCCAGGTTACAGCTCCCAGGTTGCAGCTCCCAGGTTGCAGCTCCCAGGTTGCAGCTCCCAGGTTACAGCTCCCAGGTTGCAGCTCCCAGGTTACAGCTCCCAGGTTGCAGCTCCCAGGTTACAGCTCCCAGGTTGCAGCTCCCAGGTTACAGCTCCCAGGTTGCAGCTCCCAGGTTACAGCTCCCAGGTTGCAGCTCCCAGGTTGCAGCTCCCAGGTTGCAGCTCCCAGGTTACAGCTCCCAGGTTGCAGCTCCCAGGTTGCAGCTCCCAGGTTGCAGCTCCCAGGTTACAGCTCCCAGGTTGCAGCTCCCAGGTTGCAGCTCTCAGGTTGCAGCTCCCAGGTTGCAGCTCCCAGGTTACAGCTCCCAGGTTGCAGCTCCCAGGTTGCAGCTCCCAGGTTGCAGCTCCCAGGTTGCAGCTCCCAGGTTACAGCTCCCAGGTTGCAGCTCCCAGGTTACAGCTCCCAGGTTGCAGCTCCCAGGTTACAGCTCCCAGGTTGCAGCTCCCAGGTTGCAGCTCCCAGGTTGCAGCTCCCAGGTTGCTGCTCCCAG CTCTCAAGTTGTAGCTCCCAGGTTGCAGCTCCCAGGTTGCAGCTCTCGGGTTGCAGCTCTCAGGTTGCAGCTCTCAGGTTGCAGCTCTCAGGTTGCAGCTCTCAGGTTGCAGCTCTCGGGTTGCAGCTCTCAGGTTGTAGCTCTCAGGTTGCAGCTCTCGGGTTGCAGCTCTCGGGTTGCAGCTCTCAGGTTGCAGCTCCCAGGTTGCAGCTCTCAGGTTGCAGCTCCCAGGGTTGCAGCTCTCGGGTTGCAGCTCTCAGGTTGCAGCTCCCAGGTTGCAGCTCTCAGGTTGCAGCTCCCAGGTTGCAGCTCTCAGGTTGCAGCTCCCAGGTTGCAGCTCTCAGGTTGCAGCTCCCAGGTTGCAGCTCTCAGGTTACAGCTCTCAGGTTGCAGCTCCCAGGGTTGCAGCTCCCAGGTTGCAGGTCCCAGGTTGCAGGTCCCAGGTTGCAGATCCCAGGTTGCAGCTCCCAGGTTGCAGCTCTCAGGTTGCAGCTCTCAGGTTACGGCTCCCAGGTTGCAGCTCCCAGGTTGCAGCTCCCAGGTTGCAGCTCCCGAGGTTGCAGCTCTCAGGTTGCAGCTCCCAGGGTTGCAGCTCTCAGGTTGCAGCTCTCGGGTTGCAGCTCTCGGGTTACAGCTCTCGGGTTGCAGCTCTCAGGTTGCAGCTCTCAGGTTGCAGCTCTCGGGTTGCAGCTCTCGGGTTGCAGCTCTCAGGTTGCAGCTCCCAGGTTGCAGCTCTCAGGTTGCAGCTCCCACATTGCAGCTCTCAGGTTGCAGCTCCCAGGGTTGCAGCTCCCAGGGTTGCAGCTCTCAGGTTGCAGCTCTCAGGTTGCAGCTCTCAGGTTGCAGCTCTCGGGTTGCAGCTCTCAGGTTGCAGCTCTCAGGTTGCAGCTCTCGGGTTGCAGCTCTCGGGTTGCAGCTCTCAGGTTGCAGCTCCCAGGTTGCAGCTCTCAGGTTGCAGCTCCCAGGGTTGCAGCTCTCGGGTTGCAGCTCTCAGGTTGCAGCTCCCAGGTTGCAGCTCTCAGGTTGCAGCTCCCAGGTTGCAGCTCTCAGGTTGCAGCTCCCAGGTTGCAGCTCTCAGGTTGCAGCTCTCAGGTTGCAGCTCCCAGGTTACAGCTCTCAGGTTGCAGCTCCCAGGGTTGCAGCTCCCAGGTTGCAGGTCCCAGGTTGCAGGTCCCAGGTTGCAGCTCCCAGGTTGCAGCTCCCAGGTTGCAGCTCTCAGGTTGCAGCTCTCAGGTTACGGCTCCCAGGTTGCAGCTCCCAGGTTGCAGCTCCCAGGTTGCAGCTCCCAGGTTGCAGCTCTCAGGTTGCAGCTCCCAGGGTTGCAGCTCTCAGGTTGCAGCTCTCAGGTTGCAGCTCTCGGGTTGCAGCTCTCGGGTTACAGCTCTCGGGTTGCAGCTCTCAGGTTGCAGCTCTCAGGTTGCAGCTCTCGGGTTGCAGCTCTCGGGTTGCAGCTCTCAGGTTGCAGCTCCCAGGTTGCAGCTCCCACATTGCAGCTCTCAGGTTGCAGCTCTCGGGTTGCAGCTCCCAGGTTGTAGCTCTCAGGTTGCAGCTCTCAGGTTGCAGCTCCCAGGTTGTAGCTCTCAGGTTGCAGCTCTCGGGTTGCAGCTCCCAGGTTGCAGCTCTCAGGTTGCAGCTCCCAGGTTACAGCTCTCAGGTTGCAGCTCCCAGGTTGCAGCTCTCAGGTTGCAGCTCCCAGGGTTGCAGCTCTCAGGTTGCAGCTCTCAGGTTGCAGCTCCCAGGTTGCAGCTCTCGGGTTGCAGCTCTCGGGTTGCAGCTCTCGGGTTGCAGCTCTCGGGTTGCAGCTCTCAGGTTGCAGCTCTCAGGTTGCAGCTCTCGGGTTGCAGCTCTCGGGTTGCAGCTCTCGGGTTGCAGCTCTCAGGTTGCAGCTCCCAGGTTGCAGCTCTCAGGTTGCAGCTCCCAGGTTGCAGCTCTCAGGTTGCAGCTCTCGGGTTGCAGCTCCCAGGTTGCAGCTCTCAGGTTGCAGCTCTCAGGTTGCAGCTCTCGGGTTGCAGCTCTCGGGTTGCAGCTCTCAGGTTGCAGCTCCCAGGTTGCAGCTCTCGGGTTGCAGCTCCCAGGTTGCAGCTCTCAGGTTGCAGCTCTCAGGTTGCCGCTCCCAGGTTGCAGCTCTCAGGTTGCAGCTGCCAGGTTGCAGGTCCCAGGTTGCAGCTCCCAGATTGCAGCTCCCAGGTTGCAGCTCCCAGGTTACAGCTCTCAGGTTGCAGCTCCCAGGTTACAACTCTCAGGTTGCAGCTCCCAGGTTGCAGCTCTCAGGTTGCAGCTCTCAGGTTGCAGCTCTCAGGTTGCAGCTCCCAGGGTTGCAGCTCCCAGGTTGCAGCTCCCAGGATTGCAGCTCCCAGGTTGCAGCTCCCAGGATTGCAGCTCCCAGGTTGCAGCTCCCAGGATTGCAGGTCCCAGGTTGCAGCTGGCAGGTGAAGGGAAGAGCGTGACCAGTGGGTGA